In Streptomyces capitiformicae, one genomic interval encodes:
- a CDS encoding Rv1733c family protein, whose product MRAISGLRAFGGLWRWRHNPLRRTTDLVEAWLAFAALSLILLAAPLIGVLVGIAAQGALQQSVRDQHKTRHLVTATVVKKADASPLDPDPETATTRDRQRRVVADWTGPDGSDRQGTVMANLKEPKPGDHFTLWTDAQGRITGRPLDTATATTHAVLAGFGATVLAAGLVEGGRRLIVWRMVRRRYTRWDQAWDKAGPDWGRTGTGS is encoded by the coding sequence GTGCGGGCGATCAGTGGGCTGCGGGCATTCGGCGGACTGTGGCGTTGGCGACACAACCCGTTGCGCCGGACGACCGATCTGGTCGAGGCATGGCTCGCCTTCGCGGCTCTCTCGCTGATCCTCCTCGCCGCGCCCCTGATCGGCGTCCTCGTCGGGATCGCCGCCCAGGGCGCCCTGCAGCAGTCCGTACGGGACCAGCACAAGACCCGGCATCTGGTGACGGCCACCGTCGTCAAGAAGGCGGACGCCTCCCCGCTGGACCCCGACCCCGAGACCGCGACGACTCGTGACCGGCAGCGCCGGGTCGTCGCCGACTGGACGGGCCCGGACGGCTCCGACCGGCAGGGCACGGTCATGGCGAACCTCAAGGAGCCGAAGCCGGGCGACCACTTCACGCTGTGGACGGACGCACAGGGCCGGATAACCGGCCGGCCGCTGGACACCGCCACCGCGACGACGCACGCCGTGCTGGCCGGATTCGGCGCGACCGTGCTCGCCGCGGGACTGGTCGAGGGCGGCAGACGGCTGATCGTCTGGCGCATGGTCCGCCGCCGGTACACCCGCTGGGACCAGGCATGGGACAAGGCGGGGCCGGACTGGGGCAGGACGGGCACGGGCAGCTAG
- the lnt gene encoding apolipoprotein N-acyltransferase, which yields MTVTATPVDEPEQLEPQAAPVSRASRWAGRLLPAAAAALSGVLLYISFPPRTLWWLALPAFAVFGWVLRGRGWKAGLGLGYLFGLGFLLPLLVWTGVEVGPVPWIALAAIEAVFVALVGAGVATVSRLPGWPVWAAALWIAGEAARARAPFEGFPWGKIAFGQADGVFLPLAALGGTPVLGFAVVLCGFGLYEVVRLVVEGRRSGAALHRATAAVAALSVVVPVLSAFASRGLVSDKAEVGTATVAVIQGNVPRLGLDFNSQRRAVLDYHAKETERLAAEVKAGKVEQPDFVLWPENSSDIDPFANDDARAVIEQAATAIGAPISVGGVVERDGKLYNQQILWDPEKGPTDTYDKRQIQPFGEYLPLRSVIGAINSEWTSMVRKDFSRGTDPGVFTMDGAKVGLVTCYEAAFDWAVRSEVSDGAQLISVPSNNATFDRSEMTYQQLAMSRVRAVEHSRTVTVPVTSGVSAIIMPDGKITQKTGMFVPDSLVQEVPLRSSQTPATKFGVLPETLLLLVAAGGLGWAIGAGVRGRRAGGV from the coding sequence GTGACCGTCACCGCGACTCCCGTAGACGAGCCGGAGCAGCTCGAACCCCAGGCCGCGCCCGTGTCCCGCGCGTCCAGATGGGCGGGCCGGCTCCTTCCGGCCGCCGCCGCGGCGCTCTCCGGGGTGCTGCTCTACATCAGCTTCCCGCCGAGGACCCTGTGGTGGCTGGCCCTGCCGGCCTTCGCGGTCTTCGGATGGGTGCTGCGTGGACGCGGCTGGAAGGCGGGGCTCGGCCTCGGCTATCTCTTCGGTCTCGGTTTCCTGCTGCCGCTGCTCGTGTGGACCGGCGTCGAGGTCGGCCCCGTGCCGTGGATCGCGCTCGCCGCCATCGAGGCGGTGTTCGTGGCGCTCGTCGGCGCGGGCGTCGCCACCGTGTCGAGACTGCCCGGCTGGCCGGTCTGGGCCGCCGCGCTGTGGATCGCCGGTGAGGCCGCACGCGCGCGTGCCCCCTTCGAGGGCTTCCCGTGGGGCAAGATCGCCTTCGGCCAGGCGGACGGCGTCTTCCTGCCGCTGGCGGCACTGGGCGGCACCCCGGTGCTCGGCTTCGCGGTCGTGCTGTGCGGCTTCGGGCTGTACGAGGTCGTACGCCTGGTCGTCGAGGGGCGCCGTTCCGGTGCCGCCCTGCACAGGGCCACCGCGGCCGTGGCGGCGTTGAGCGTGGTCGTGCCCGTGCTCAGCGCCTTCGCGTCGCGCGGCCTGGTGAGCGACAAGGCCGAGGTCGGCACCGCGACCGTCGCCGTCATCCAGGGCAACGTCCCGCGCCTGGGCCTCGACTTCAACTCGCAGCGGCGGGCCGTGCTCGACTACCACGCCAAGGAGACCGAGCGCCTGGCCGCCGAGGTCAAGGCAGGCAAGGTCGAGCAGCCCGACTTCGTGCTGTGGCCGGAGAACTCCTCCGACATCGACCCCTTCGCCAACGACGACGCACGCGCGGTCATCGAGCAGGCGGCCACCGCCATCGGCGCCCCCATCTCCGTCGGCGGTGTGGTCGAGCGGGACGGCAAGCTCTACAACCAGCAGATCCTCTGGGACCCGGAGAAGGGCCCGACGGACACGTACGACAAGCGGCAGATCCAGCCGTTCGGCGAGTACCTTCCACTGCGGTCGGTCATCGGAGCCATCAACAGCGAGTGGACGTCGATGGTCCGCAAGGACTTCAGCCGGGGCACCGACCCCGGTGTGTTCACCATGGACGGTGCCAAGGTGGGGCTCGTCACCTGTTATGAGGCGGCCTTCGACTGGGCGGTGCGTTCCGAGGTCAGCGACGGCGCGCAGTTGATCTCGGTCCCGAGTAACAACGCGACCTTCGACCGCAGCGAGATGACCTACCAGCAGCTCGCCATGTCCCGCGTCCGCGCGGTCGAGCACAGCCGCACCGTCACCGTCCCGGTGACCAGCGGCGTCAGCGCGATCATCATGCCGGACGGGAAGATCACCCAGAAGACCGGGATGTTCGTCCCGGACTCCCTGGTCCAGGAGGTGCCGCTGCGCTCCTCGCAGACGCCTGCCACCAAGTTCGGCGTGCTGCCCGAGACGCTTCTGCTGTTGGTCGCGGCGGGTGGGCTCGGCTGGGCGATCGGGGCCGGTGTGCGCGGGCGGCGCGCCGGTGGCGTGTAG
- a CDS encoding BCCT family transporter, translating into MSTATTEKGSAPKRVDPAVLYISVTVSALFVAWGVFFTDNLGSVAEATLARVIENFGWLFVLASAGFVLLAAVLAFSRFGSIRLGKDGDRPEFSTVSWVAMMFSAGMGIGLMFYGASEPLMRMSSPPPGTAEAGTDDAARVALEYSYFHWAIHPWAMYAVAGLALAYFGFRKSGNSLISSAFRPLIGDRVDGPLGKSIDILAIFATLFGSAVSLGLGALQINSGLNSLWGIDDSTALAVSIIAVLTLMFVLSALSGVHRGIQWLSNGNMILAALLLLFVFVVGPTVFILNSQTEAMGGYLASLPKMSFMTGAFGGGEWLSGWTIFYWAWWISWTPFVGTFIARISRGRTIREFIVGVIIAPSVVSVVWFAILGGTALNQELHGGKLSEAVAKGEEAGLFATLENLPWFPITSVVVIVLVGLFFVSGADAASVVLGMLSSRGSMSPSRPVVILWGVLTGLVAAVLLLAGGLEAVKQVAIIAAFPFLFVMIGMCVSLVKALSAEPRVKQPAVRDDGGAKTPEFLADKETVA; encoded by the coding sequence ATGAGTACCGCGACGACGGAAAAGGGATCGGCTCCGAAACGGGTGGATCCCGCTGTTCTCTACATATCAGTGACGGTCTCCGCCCTCTTTGTGGCGTGGGGGGTCTTCTTCACCGACAACCTCGGCTCGGTGGCCGAGGCGACGCTCGCCCGTGTCATCGAGAACTTCGGCTGGCTCTTCGTACTGGCCAGCGCCGGCTTCGTGCTGCTGGCGGCCGTGCTGGCGTTCAGCCGGTTCGGTTCCATCCGGCTCGGCAAGGACGGTGACCGACCGGAGTTCAGCACCGTCTCCTGGGTGGCGATGATGTTCAGCGCCGGCATGGGCATCGGTCTGATGTTCTACGGGGCCAGTGAGCCCCTCATGCGCATGTCCAGCCCGCCGCCGGGAACCGCCGAGGCGGGAACGGACGACGCGGCCCGGGTGGCATTGGAGTACTCGTATTTCCACTGGGCGATCCATCCCTGGGCGATGTATGCCGTCGCGGGTCTCGCGCTCGCCTACTTCGGATTCCGCAAGAGCGGCAACAGCCTGATCAGCTCCGCGTTCCGGCCGCTGATCGGCGACCGGGTGGACGGACCACTGGGCAAGTCCATCGACATTCTGGCGATCTTCGCCACCCTCTTCGGCTCCGCCGTGTCCCTCGGTCTCGGCGCGTTGCAGATCAACAGCGGTCTGAACTCGCTCTGGGGGATCGACGACTCCACCGCCCTCGCGGTCTCGATCATCGCGGTCCTCACCCTCATGTTCGTGCTCTCCGCCCTCTCCGGGGTGCATCGCGGCATCCAGTGGCTGAGCAACGGCAACATGATCCTGGCCGCCCTCCTGCTGCTGTTCGTCTTCGTCGTCGGCCCCACGGTGTTCATCCTGAACAGCCAGACGGAGGCGATGGGCGGCTACCTGGCCTCGCTCCCGAAGATGAGCTTCATGACCGGAGCCTTCGGCGGCGGTGAATGGCTCTCCGGCTGGACGATCTTCTACTGGGCATGGTGGATCTCCTGGACGCCGTTCGTGGGCACGTTCATCGCGCGGATCTCTCGCGGTCGTACGATCCGGGAGTTCATCGTCGGCGTGATCATCGCGCCGAGCGTGGTGAGCGTCGTGTGGTTCGCGATCCTCGGCGGTACCGCCCTGAACCAGGAACTCCACGGCGGCAAGCTGTCCGAGGCGGTCGCCAAGGGCGAGGAAGCCGGCCTCTTCGCCACCCTGGAGAACCTGCCCTGGTTCCCCATCACCTCGGTGGTGGTGATCGTTCTGGTCGGCCTGTTCTTCGTCAGCGGTGCCGACGCGGCCTCCGTGGTGCTGGGCATGCTCTCCAGCCGGGGCAGTATGAGCCCCAGCCGCCCCGTCGTGATTCTGTGGGGTGTGCTGACCGGTCTGGTCGCGGCCGTGCTGCTGCTCGCCGGTGGCCTGGAGGCGGTCAAGCAAGTGGCCATCATCGCCGCCTTCCCGTTCCTCTTCGTGATGATCGGGATGTGCGTGTCCCTGGTGAAGGCGCTGAGCGCCGAGCCCCGCGTGAAACAGCCCGCGGTGCGGGACGACGGCGGCGCGAAGACGCCCGAGTTCCTGGCCGATAAGGAGACCGTGGCCTGA
- a CDS encoding MOSC domain-containing protein, translating into MGNPSLHSIHVHPLKAARGFAPDEAVVEPWGLAGDRRWVLVDDSGKVITQRPHPRMALAAAGQLPDGGLLLSAPGREPLTVPVPEPAGTTTVELWRDKVEGVPADAAAHAWFSGYLGVPVRLVHLDDPATRRPLDPEYARPGETVSFADGYPLLLTTLASLDALNSLVAQGDHPEEGPLPMNRFRPNVVVDGTDAWEEDDWRRVAIGEVVFRVAKMCGRCVVTTTDQHTAERGREPLRTLARHRRFGDKLVFGQNLVPESGGTVRIGDPVRVLE; encoded by the coding sequence ATGGGGAATCCGTCACTGCACTCGATCCATGTCCACCCGCTGAAGGCGGCCCGGGGTTTCGCCCCCGACGAGGCCGTCGTGGAGCCCTGGGGGCTGGCGGGCGACCGCCGCTGGGTGCTGGTCGACGACTCGGGCAAGGTCATCACTCAACGTCCGCATCCGCGGATGGCGTTGGCCGCCGCCGGGCAACTGCCCGACGGCGGTCTCTTGCTGTCCGCGCCCGGCCGTGAGCCCCTCACCGTCCCCGTGCCCGAGCCCGCCGGGACGACGACGGTGGAGCTCTGGCGGGACAAGGTTGAGGGGGTCCCCGCCGACGCCGCCGCACACGCCTGGTTCAGCGGCTACCTGGGCGTTCCCGTACGGCTCGTGCACCTGGACGACCCGGCGACCCGCCGCCCGCTGGACCCCGAGTACGCCCGCCCCGGCGAGACCGTGAGTTTCGCCGACGGCTACCCGTTGCTGCTCACCACGCTCGCCTCGCTCGACGCGCTCAACTCCCTTGTCGCACAGGGCGACCACCCCGAAGAGGGCCCGCTGCCCATGAACCGCTTCCGGCCGAACGTGGTGGTCGACGGCACGGACGCCTGGGAGGAGGACGACTGGCGGCGCGTCGCCATCGGCGAGGTCGTCTTCCGGGTCGCCAAGATGTGCGGGCGGTGCGTGGTGACCACCACCGACCAGCACACCGCCGAGCGCGGCCGGGAGCCGCTGCGCACCCTCGCCCGCCATCGGCGTTTCGGCGACAAGCTGGTCTTCGGGCAGAACCTGGTTCCGGAATCCGGGGGCACGGTACGGATCGGCGATCCGGTGCGCGTTCTCGAATAG
- a CDS encoding TerD family protein, which translates to MSMPKGSNVAVPTTALRVELGWRSGPGVPDTDASALLLVGGKVRSDADFVFYNQPAHSSGAVRHEGKRDAGGQVTDSVLVDLARVEPAIETVVLAASADGGTFGQVPGLYIRVLDDRAGTEIARYDSADASVETAFVLGEFYRRQGAWKFRAVGQGYSSGLEGLATDFGITVDEPQQAAPPAPVAPPVTAPPPVTAAPPAHPAPPMPPTPVRLTKVTLTKDAPAVSLTKQGGTSGAMRVNLNWEVRKQFKGWGAKLGRAVAMHSDLDLDLCALFELSDGSKGVVQALGNAFGALHRPPFIHLDGDDRTGALASGENLTINLDHKEAFRRILIFVTIYEGARSFADLHATVTLQPQHGAPVDFSLDECTVPSTVCALALLTNQGGDLIVQREARYLVPERGVSPQRTVDYAYGWGMNWTPGRK; encoded by the coding sequence ATGTCAATGCCGAAAGGATCGAACGTCGCGGTGCCGACCACCGCGCTTCGCGTGGAATTGGGCTGGCGTTCCGGACCGGGCGTGCCCGACACGGACGCGTCGGCGCTGCTGCTGGTGGGCGGAAAAGTGCGCTCCGACGCGGACTTCGTCTTCTACAACCAGCCCGCGCACTCCTCGGGCGCGGTCCGGCACGAGGGCAAGCGGGACGCCGGCGGCCAGGTCACCGACTCGGTGCTCGTGGACCTCGCGCGCGTGGAGCCCGCCATCGAGACCGTGGTGCTCGCCGCCTCCGCCGACGGCGGCACCTTCGGGCAGGTACCCGGGCTGTACATCCGGGTGCTCGACGACCGGGCGGGCACCGAGATCGCCCGTTACGACAGCGCGGACGCCAGTGTCGAGACCGCCTTCGTGCTCGGGGAGTTCTACCGCCGTCAGGGCGCCTGGAAGTTCCGCGCCGTCGGACAGGGCTACAGCAGCGGACTCGAGGGCCTGGCCACCGACTTCGGCATCACCGTGGACGAACCCCAGCAAGCGGCACCGCCCGCGCCCGTGGCCCCACCCGTCACCGCCCCGCCGCCGGTGACGGCCGCACCGCCCGCGCACCCCGCCCCGCCCATGCCGCCGACCCCCGTCCGCCTCACCAAAGTCACCCTCACGAAGGACGCCCCGGCGGTCTCCCTGACCAAACAGGGCGGCACATCCGGCGCCATGCGCGTCAACCTCAACTGGGAGGTGCGCAAGCAGTTCAAGGGGTGGGGCGCCAAGCTGGGCCGGGCCGTCGCCATGCACTCCGACCTCGACCTCGACCTGTGCGCCCTGTTCGAGCTGTCCGACGGCAGCAAGGGCGTCGTCCAGGCGCTCGGCAACGCCTTCGGAGCCCTGCACCGGCCGCCGTTCATCCATCTCGACGGCGACGACCGCACCGGTGCCCTCGCGAGCGGCGAGAACCTGACCATCAACCTGGACCACAAGGAGGCGTTCCGGCGCATCCTCATCTTCGTGACCATCTACGAAGGCGCCCGCTCCTTCGCCGACCTGCACGCGACGGTCACCCTCCAGCCCCAGCACGGCGCGCCCGTCGACTTCTCCCTCGACGAGTGCACCGTCCCGTCCACCGTCTGCGCCCTCGCCCTCCTCACCAACCAGGGCGGCGACCTCATAGTCCAGCGCGAGGCCCGCTACCTGGTTCCCGAACGCGGCGTGAGTCCCCAGCGCACGGTCGACTACGCCTATGGGTGGGGGATGAACTGGACGCCGGGCAGGAAGTAG
- a CDS encoding DUF6643 family protein yields MTSPRSTYGGGYYSASSFADTPIYDSLVAERGTPQIAPIRVPAQYDIPGSNLPALPSALPALPAGPSQPSPAYGYPQQQPSPLQQAPAAYIPQQAATPRGYPGAQPQQQRPMAGTGYEAMRPAAPRPAAPAAAPYQQDPYNGQQYRGY; encoded by the coding sequence ATGACCTCCCCCCGCTCCACCTACGGCGGCGGTTACTACTCCGCCTCGTCCTTCGCGGACACCCCGATCTACGACTCCCTCGTCGCCGAGCGGGGAACCCCTCAGATCGCCCCGATCCGAGTCCCCGCCCAGTACGACATCCCGGGCAGCAATCTGCCCGCGCTCCCGTCGGCGCTTCCCGCACTGCCGGCGGGCCCCTCCCAGCCCTCCCCCGCCTACGGCTATCCGCAGCAGCAGCCCTCGCCGCTGCAGCAGGCACCGGCCGCGTACATCCCGCAGCAGGCCGCGACTCCGCGTGGTTACCCCGGCGCCCAGCCTCAGCAGCAGCGCCCCATGGCCGGCACGGGTTACGAGGCGATGCGCCCCGCGGCTCCGCGCCCGGCCGCCCCGGCCGCCGCCCCCTACCAGCAGGATCCGTACAACGGTCAGCAGTACCGCGGGTACTGA
- a CDS encoding RNA polymerase sigma factor: MDEADLTVTALHSAMTDGSVGKGPVPSRATVADRLAGLNLTGEFVDAVAAVCFSAADAPARARQARQILNGGGRFRPDGVGTAPAAPTPMALPQSTPPVHGARRNPGRGLGPDNVAKLHRTLSAMTKELTALRAERDALDERCETLLRALSASEALVKKLTERHEPPDGTAHESPAPKAIHITLPAEDVRPVARCDATETGRPVGSSPRPEPIAGKGRGSEHRGPPSPGGMPLTPGVQPARSDAQAHPGSAPVATLVPSDVRSEQAVGLPLDFQAFFMMNREAYTKYARLHLREELAQEAVHGTFLTILSEWEVFLGHSEPAAWAWKLLRRSVAERAGIISRNHVVARAMRDARATLDGMTSDLGLFSAIAELPERQFDVIVLRYVLGCGTEQISDLLGVSPATVRSHDRLARRRLARRLGLRTSDDQLSW; the protein is encoded by the coding sequence ATGGATGAGGCAGACCTGACCGTGACGGCCCTGCACTCGGCAATGACCGACGGGTCCGTCGGCAAGGGGCCGGTGCCAAGCCGGGCGACGGTCGCCGACCGACTGGCCGGGCTCAATCTCACCGGCGAGTTCGTCGATGCCGTGGCCGCGGTCTGCTTCTCCGCCGCGGACGCGCCGGCCAGGGCACGGCAGGCACGTCAGATCCTCAACGGCGGTGGCCGGTTTCGTCCCGACGGGGTCGGTACGGCGCCCGCCGCGCCGACCCCGATGGCGCTGCCGCAGTCCACCCCACCGGTTCACGGTGCGAGGAGGAATCCCGGCCGTGGCTTGGGGCCAGATAACGTGGCCAAGCTACACCGCACCCTGAGCGCGATGACCAAGGAACTCACCGCGCTGCGCGCCGAGCGGGACGCGTTGGATGAGCGCTGCGAGACCCTGCTCCGCGCGTTATCGGCGTCTGAGGCGCTGGTGAAGAAGCTGACCGAACGGCATGAGCCGCCCGACGGCACGGCCCACGAGTCGCCCGCGCCGAAGGCGATCCACATCACGCTGCCCGCGGAGGACGTGCGCCCCGTCGCCCGGTGCGACGCCACAGAGACAGGAAGGCCCGTCGGAAGCAGCCCCCGCCCGGAACCGATCGCCGGGAAGGGCAGGGGATCCGAGCATCGAGGGCCCCCGAGCCCGGGCGGGATGCCGCTGACGCCAGGCGTCCAGCCCGCACGGAGCGACGCGCAGGCCCACCCCGGATCGGCACCGGTCGCCACGCTCGTGCCCTCTGACGTCAGGAGTGAGCAGGCGGTCGGACTACCGCTCGATTTCCAGGCGTTCTTCATGATGAACAGGGAGGCCTACACCAAGTACGCCCGCCTGCATCTGCGGGAGGAACTGGCCCAGGAGGCGGTACACGGCACCTTTCTCACCATCCTGAGCGAGTGGGAGGTCTTCCTGGGCCACTCGGAGCCCGCTGCCTGGGCCTGGAAGTTGTTGCGGCGCAGTGTCGCCGAGCGGGCTGGCATCATCTCTCGAAACCATGTGGTGGCACGGGCCATGCGGGACGCCCGGGCCACCCTCGACGGAATGACCAGCGATCTCGGCCTCTTCAGCGCCATCGCGGAACTGCCGGAGCGTCAGTTCGACGTGATCGTACTGCGGTACGTGCTGGGCTGCGGCACCGAGCAGATCTCCGATCTGCTTGGAGTCAGCCCGGCGACCGTTCGCTCCCACGATCGGCTGGCCAGAAGGCGTCTGGCGAGAAGACTCGGCCTGCGCACCAGTGACGATCAGTTGTCATGGTGA
- a CDS encoding NUDIX hydrolase, whose product MPTPDFIRTLRASAGHQLLWLPGVTALVFDDEGRVLLNRRSDTGKWSLIGGIPEPGEQPAACAVREVFEETAVHCVAERIVLVQALDQVRYDNGDVCQYMDTTFRCRAVGGEARVNDDESLDVGWFSLDALPDLNEFGLFRIKQSLSDAPTWFDPMV is encoded by the coding sequence ATGCCTACCCCTGATTTCATCCGCACGCTCCGCGCCTCCGCCGGCCATCAACTTCTCTGGCTCCCGGGAGTCACCGCCCTCGTCTTCGACGACGAGGGCAGGGTGCTTCTCAACCGCCGCTCGGACACCGGCAAGTGGTCGCTGATCGGCGGCATCCCGGAGCCGGGGGAGCAGCCCGCGGCCTGTGCCGTGCGGGAGGTCTTCGAGGAGACGGCGGTCCACTGCGTTGCCGAACGCATCGTCCTCGTACAGGCGTTGGACCAGGTGCGCTACGACAACGGCGATGTCTGCCAGTACATGGACACGACCTTCCGCTGCCGGGCGGTCGGCGGCGAGGCACGTGTCAACGACGACGAGTCGCTGGACGTCGGCTGGTTCTCGCTGGATGCCCTGCCGGACCTGAACGAGTTCGGACTTTTCCGTATCAAGCAGTCGCTGTCCGACGCGCCCACGTGGTTCGACCCGATGGTCTGA
- a CDS encoding glutamate racemase, with protein MKIALMDSGIGLLPAAAAVRRLRPDAHLVISSDPDGMPWGPRTPQDLTERALAVAEAAAAHRPDALIVGCNTASVHALPALRALLEPGLPVIGTVPAIKPAAAGGGHVAIWATPATTGSPYQRGLIAEFADGVAVTEVPCWGLAEAVEHADEAAIDTAIAAAAALTPDDVTTVVLGCTHYELVAERIRAAVQKPGPPPLVLHGSAGAVAAQAFRRIGELPAPDADWTDATLTVLLSGREGSLPAPALAYEEGRLLQTVSPALAVHREQ; from the coding sequence GTGAAGATCGCGCTCATGGACTCCGGTATCGGTCTGCTCCCCGCCGCCGCCGCGGTACGGCGGCTGCGACCCGACGCGCACCTCGTGATCTCTTCTGACCCCGACGGCATGCCCTGGGGCCCGCGCACCCCGCAGGACCTCACGGAGCGCGCCCTCGCCGTCGCCGAGGCGGCGGCCGCGCACCGGCCCGACGCCCTGATCGTCGGCTGCAACACCGCCTCCGTCCACGCGCTGCCCGCCCTGCGCGCCCTCCTCGAACCCGGTCTGCCGGTGATCGGCACCGTCCCGGCGATCAAACCGGCCGCGGCCGGCGGCGGGCACGTCGCCATCTGGGCGACGCCCGCCACCACGGGCAGCCCCTACCAGCGCGGCCTCATCGCGGAGTTCGCCGACGGCGTGGCCGTCACCGAGGTCCCCTGCTGGGGGCTCGCCGAGGCGGTGGAGCACGCCGACGAGGCGGCCATCGACACCGCGATCGCCGCGGCCGCCGCGCTGACCCCCGACGATGTAACGACCGTCGTCCTGGGCTGCACCCATTACGAACTCGTCGCCGAGCGCATCCGCGCGGCCGTTCAGAAGCCGGGCCCGCCGCCCCTCGTCCTGCACGGTTCCGCGGGCGCCGTGGCTGCCCAGGCGTTCCGCCGGATCGGCGAGCTCCCCGCTCCCGATGCCGACTGGACCGACGCGACCCTGACGGTGCTCCTCAGCGGACGCGAGGGTTCGCTGCCCGCCCCGGCACTGGCCTACGAGGAGGGCAGGCTGCTCCAGACGGTCAGTCCGGCACTGGCCGTACACCGGGAGCAGTGA
- a CDS encoding glycosyltransferase, with the protein MSVIAWTAAGSLAAWLWLLLGQGFFWRTDVRLPPRRDPDDWPYVCVVVPARDEAAVLPESLPSLLAQDYPGRAEVFLIDDGSADGTGELARELARRHGGLPLTVSSPGEPPSGWTGKLWAVRHGIGLARARAPEFLLLTDADIAHRPDSLRALVAAARTGGFDLVSQMARLRAESLWERLVVPAFVYFFAQLYPFRRIGVRGSRTAAAAGGCVLLRTEAAERARIPDAIRQSVIDDVALARAVKAGGGHIWLGLAERVDSVRPYPRLHDLWRMVARSAYAQLRHNPPLLAGTVLGLALVYLVPPAGLLVGLATADSPAALVGGLAWLLMTATYVPMLRHYTQPLWLAPLLPFTAFLYLLMTVDSAVQHYRGRGAAWKGRTYARPDTVPDES; encoded by the coding sequence GTGAGCGTCATCGCGTGGACCGCCGCCGGATCACTCGCCGCCTGGCTGTGGCTGCTGCTCGGACAGGGCTTCTTCTGGCGCACGGATGTGCGCCTGCCGCCCCGCCGGGATCCCGACGACTGGCCGTACGTCTGTGTCGTCGTCCCCGCGCGCGACGAGGCCGCCGTACTGCCCGAGAGCCTGCCGTCGCTGCTGGCCCAGGACTACCCCGGCCGGGCGGAGGTCTTCCTGATCGACGACGGCAGTGCGGACGGGACGGGCGAGCTGGCCCGTGAACTGGCCCGACGGCACGGCGGGCTGCCCCTCACCGTCTCCTCACCCGGGGAGCCCCCTTCCGGCTGGACCGGCAAACTCTGGGCCGTACGCCACGGAATCGGGCTCGCACGCGCGCGTGCACCCGAGTTCCTGCTCCTGACGGATGCGGACATCGCCCACCGCCCGGACAGCCTGCGCGCGTTGGTGGCGGCCGCACGTACCGGCGGCTTCGACCTCGTGTCGCAGATGGCGCGGCTGCGTGCCGAGAGCCTGTGGGAACGGCTGGTCGTGCCGGCCTTCGTCTATTTCTTCGCCCAGCTGTACCCGTTCCGCCGGATCGGCGTACGGGGCTCGCGCACGGCGGCCGCGGCGGGCGGCTGCGTGCTCCTGCGCACGGAGGCGGCCGAGCGGGCCCGGATCCCGGACGCGATCCGGCAGTCCGTCATCGACGACGTGGCGCTCGCCAGGGCGGTCAAGGCCGGCGGCGGCCATATCTGGCTGGGGCTCGCGGAACGGGTGGACAGCGTGCGGCCCTACCCCCGGCTGCACGATCTGTGGCGCATGGTCGCGCGCAGCGCCTACGCGCAGCTGCGGCACAACCCGCCGCTGCTCGCGGGCACCGTTCTCGGTCTGGCGCTGGTGTATCTGGTACCGCCCGCCGGGCTCCTCGTGGGCCTCGCCACGGCAGACTCGCCCGCCGCGCTCGTCGGCGGGCTCGCATGGCTGCTGATGACAGCGACGTACGTCCCGATGCTGCGCCACTACACCCAGCCGCTGTGGCTCGCTCCTCTGCTGCCCTTCACCGCGTTCCTGTACCTCCTGATGACGGTCGATTCCGCGGTGCAGCACTACAGGGGACGTGGTGCGGCCTGGAAGGGCCGCACCTACGCCCGCCCGGACACCGTCCCGGACGAGAGCTGA